The sequence GGCGGCGGCCGGGATGTCGTTCCAGGTGGCGACCTGGTACGGAGCGAAATCGCCCTCCTTGGTCCCGGAGTAGGCGAACGGCATGCCGACGTCCACGACGTCCGGCGCACGGTCCTGGCCCTTGAGGGTCTTGATCGCCGTGATCTCGTCCGCCGAGCTGCCGTCCGGGTTCGAGTCGTTGATCTTGATGCCGTACTTCTTGGTGAAGTTGTCCATCAGCTCGCCGTAGTTCGCCCAGTTGCGCGGCAGCGTGATGACGTTGAGGGAGCCTTCCTTCTTGGCCGCCGCGATGAGGGCATCCATGCCACCGCCTGCGGTGGCCGAGGTGGCGCTCGCCCACGCGCCGCCGTTCGCAGCGCTGGACGAGTTCGAGGACGAGTTGTTGGTCGAGCCACAGGCGGCAAGCGACACGGCGAGGGTGCCACCGAGGGCCGCGACGCCGATGCGGCGAACGTTGATTACGCGCACTTCATCTCCATTGATTGGGTCCGGAGCGTTGGCGCAAGGGGGCATCCGCGGCGTCCGTACAACTTGGCTAAACAGGTGGGAGCCTGTCGGCCGGAAGTGAACCGCTCGTGAATCACCGAGGCTGCGAACCTGAACAGTCTGGGCGGGATTTGCGACTAAATGCCGCCTGAATACCTGTGCTGGCGACTCTGGAGACGCCCCAACACTTGTTCAGACAAGCATTGGAAGTTCAGCGGTCGAGCCCAGGATGTGCGAGTGCGGGTACGCCCCGAGTTGCTCGGCGCTGAATGCGCCGGTGGTCACACCGACCACGAAACCGGCACCGGCGTTCCACCCGGCACCCAGGTCGTTCGGGGTGTCACCGGCCGTCAGCACCCGGCGTACGTCCTGGACGCCCGTGGCTTCCATCGCCCGGAAGATCATGTACGGTGCAGGACGACTCGCGGCGACGAGGTCGCTGGTCACCAGCACGTCGATCTCGCGACCGACCTTCCAACCGACGGCATCCAGGATCAGGTTCGCGACCTCGACGTCGTACCCGGTCTGCAGTGCGACCTTCACGCCCTTCGATCGCAGCTGTGCCAGAGCCTCCGGCACACCGTCGATCGGGGTCGGCGGCGTCGCGACGTACGCAGCGACGAGCCGGTCATGGAAATCGCCGTACACGGCGGCCACACGGTCGGGCGACACATCCGATCCGACCGCGCGCAGGATGCCGACCAACGCCTCGTCCTTGGCAGTGCCCTTCCAGGCCGCCATCACATCCGCCGGCACCGGGTGCCCGATCGCGGCGGCCGCCGTCTCCTCGAGCATCTTGTAGACGATCTCGTTCTCGTTGATCGTCGTACCGGCCATGTCGAGGGCGACCAGGTCGAAGGCGTTCACGAACTCTCCTTGAGGATGCGCAGGTCGGAGACCATGCCGAGGCTGCTGGGTCGGGTGTTGTCGATGGTGAAGGTGACCCGGTCGGGCCGATAGCGATCGTCCGCATACTCGAGAGGTGCACCTTCGGCCGTGGTCGCACGGCGTCGCTCGCGCAGCAGCGGGACGCCCACCTCGATCTCGAGCAACTCCGAGTCGAGCTCATCCGCCGGGAGCGCATCTATCGTGTGGCGAGCTCCGTGCAGATCGACCCCGCACTTGGTGAGCTGGGCATA comes from Nocardioides baekrokdamisoli and encodes:
- a CDS encoding phosphonatase-like hydrolase is translated as MNAFDLVALDMAGTTINENEIVYKMLEETAAAAIGHPVPADVMAAWKGTAKDEALVGILRAVGSDVSPDRVAAVYGDFHDRLVAAYVATPPTPIDGVPEALAQLRSKGVKVALQTGYDVEVANLILDAVGWKVGREIDVLVTSDLVAASRPAPYMIFRAMEATGVQDVRRVLTAGDTPNDLGAGWNAGAGFVVGVTTGAFSAEQLGAYPHSHILGSTAELPMLV